CATTTCCACAAAACTTTTTCCCATCTATTGTTATATCATTTCTTCCAGTAAATTCTGCTTTTACTCCTAGCTTATCCAATACTTCTATTACTGGTTTAGAAAAAGCTTCAAAATTAAAGGAAGAGCTTCCTTTACTCTTTGATATTATGGTATAATTTAAATTCCCTAAATCATGATATACTGCACCACCACCAGATAACCTTCTAACCACATGAATATTATTTTCTTTAACATAATCAAGATTTATCTCTTCTATAGTATTTTGATTCTTTCCAACGATTATAGCAGGTTCATTTATCCATAGTAAAAATATTTCGTCAAATTGATTTAAATTGTCAAATACATATTGCTCTAATGCAAGGTTAAACTGAGGTCTATTGTCTTCATTCTTTATATATATCATAATTTACTACCTCCATTATTTATTATTTAATTTATCCTATTTGTTCCTCCTGTAACTTTCTCAATTTATATATGCTTTTACTAGTATCTAGCTCTATCATATCGTAGGTGATAAATTCGCCTTTTTTAATATCCTTCAATACCTTGGTGTTTTCATCTATAAGTCCTATGGGAACCAAATTTTCTTTTTTTGCTATTTCGTGTTCCTCTATACTTCCGTATACAGTATATCCTCCAATTCTATCCAATCTTTCACCTGCCTTTAAATCTCTTTTAGCAACTGTTACCGTATCGGCTATAACTCCTTCTGTTGGTGCTATAGTAGCTCTATTATTTACACAAGCTTCATATATAGTATTAGGAGTTTCTAAACTAGTAAGATGATAAGGTCTATATAGCACATAGTTGGGTCCAGGACCCATGTTTAAATATTCTAATTGTTTATGGATTTCCTCTAAATTTGTTGTGAATATTAAAAATACTCCTGGTGCAATTCCTCTTACATAATCCACTATTTTATATTTATTTAATATACCACCTTCTTCTTTTAATTTAAAAATATTAGTTAAATTATCTATATTACTTTCAACACCATGTCCTCCGCTAACATCAGGAACAAATCCTGTAGCATTAGCCATACAGGTCATCTCTATCATGGTGTTTGTCCCATCTATAAAAGCTGCTAACATATGAGGTTTTAAATCCTTCCTTAGGGCTTCTTCATATACAGTATCTGGATTTGCATCTAAATCTATTGGATTATTCTTACCCTTGCCAATTACCAATACTTCAAATCCTAACCCTACTGCAAAATCATACAATTCCATCACTGCCCCTGGCTCATCCCCAGCAGTTCCCGTATATATCACACCTGCCTCTTGAGCCTGTTTATACAGTATAGGGCCTACTACTGAATCCGCCTCTACATTTAACATTATTATATGCTTTTTATTTTCAATAGCATCTAAGGATAATTTTGCTCCTACTTCTGGCACTCCTGTGGCATCTACTACTGCTTGAATTCCATAGGCTTTAGCTGCTAAATCCATGTATTCACTTACTGCATATTTACCTCTTTCTAATGCAAAATTTATATCTTTTAAAGAATTAGATACAATTATATCATCTTCTCTAATCCCTGCAGATAAAAGAGCATATAATGCTTTTTTTACATTTCGATTTATAACAAGAGCAGGCACCATGCCTTTTATCCTTGTCATTTGATTTACAAGTCCTTTGCCCATCTTTCCTGCCCCAACTATAGCTACTTTAATTGAATTTTTTTCATTGGCTAATTTAATTAGTCTTTTGTTCATACTCGACATAGTATTGCTCCTTTCTTTTCACTTATCCTAAAGTAGAATTTGTACCAGCTACATATCCTGATGACCATGCCCATTGAAGATTAAATCCACCACAATCACCATCTATGTCTACTATTTCTCCTGCAAAAAATAGTCCATCTACTAATTTAGATTCCATGGTAGAACTATCTATTTCATCAGTATTTACTCCACCTGCTGTCACCTGGGCATCTTTGAAGGATTTACTCCCTGATATTTTAAATCTCCAATTAGTGAGAATTTCTGCAAGTTTCATTACTTCATCATTAGTTAAATAAGCAATCTTTTTATCCTTATCAATATTTATTGCTTTTAATATGGGAAGAATCAATCTTTTATTTATAAGCCCTATTAATCCCTTCTCTATGGTTTTTCTTGGCATAAATCCAAATCTATATAATAAATAATTAAACAATTCGTCTTTTGTCTTAGTATCTATTATGGATACCTTTAATCTTATATCTTTGTTTTTATTTAAATATTCTAATGCAGTCCTACTTAATTGAAGAATAGGAGGTCCTGATATCCCGTAATTAGTGAATAGTATATCCCCTCTATCCTCTTTTATCAATTGATTTCCTTCATAAAGACCTGCAGTGCCTACAAATTTAACACCATCAACTTGCTTAAATATATCTCCTTCAAGTTTAAGTTGAACCAATCCAGGAAAAATCTCTACTATACTATGCCCCATGCTTTTAGCTAAATCATAGCCACTACCATCAGAACCAGTATGAGGTGCTGCCTTTCCTCCAGTAGCTAATATTACCTTATCTCCATATATCCTTTTTTCATCTTCCAATAATAATTCAAATTTATTTCCTTTTTTATTTATATCTTTAACAAAAGAGTTGGTTAAGACCTGTATATCTAAATCTTCCAATTCAAATCTTAACACATCTAACACACTAGAGCTTTGAAAAGATAATGGAAATACTCTTCCATCTTCTTCTACTGTAGGAGCAATTCCTAATCTTTCAAAAAAATCAATTGTTTCAGCTACCCCAAATTTAGATAGACAACTATAGGCAAATTTAGGATTCTTACCATGATAATTATCTATAGATAAATTTATATTGGTATAATTACATCTTCCATTGCCTGTAGCTAATATTTTCTTACCTACTCTACTATTCCTTTCAAGTACTACAACCTCTGCTCCATTAACTTTTGCTGAAATAGCAGCCATCATACCAGCTGCTCCACCGCCTACAACTAAAACTTTAGGCATAATCAAAAATTCCTCCCTATTAAATTGATTTTATCATTCCATTATATTTTATATGTTATTTATAAATTTGTCTATTTTTTAATATTAATAAAATAAAGCCTGTCCTCCTAATTGAAAACAGGCTCCTACTTTAATATTTAATTTTTCCCTTTACTATTTAAAATAATATTTAAAATTATTCCCACTATAGCTGCAAAACTTAAACCAGTAATTTTTACTGTTTCATTTATTGGTATCCCTACCGTTATTCCAAATTTACTTTCTATTATTCCACTTCCAAGTCCCAAGACTAATATACTTCCCATAATTAATATATTTTTAATATTAAATTTTACATTGCTAGTCTTAATGGTTTTAACTCCTATTAAAGATATCATACTAAACAGCATCAAACTTATTCCACCCATAACTGGAGTTGGTATAGTATTTAAAAACACTCCAATTTTTGATACAAATCCTAATATCATTGCAAATACTGCAGCTAATCTCAATATAGATGGATCATAGTTCTTGGTTATAGCCAATACTCCTGTATTTTCACCATAAGTTGTATTAGCTGGTCCTCCAATTAGAGCTGCAGCCATTGTAGCCAATCCATCTCCTAGTAATGTTCTATTTAAACCTGGATCTTCTATAAAGTTCTTCCCTACGACTTGTCCATTTGTAGTTATATCTCCTAAATGCTCCATAAAAACTGCTAATACCACAGGAACAATTATGGTTATAGCACCTATATCAAATTTAGGCAAACTAAAAGCTGGTATTGCTAATGTTGGTGCTTCTTTCATCAAATTCATATCTATATATCCCATTTTTAAAGATATTATATATCCAACAGTTACACCTATGAGTATGGATAATTGCTTAAATATACCCTTCCCTCTGAAATTTACTAATAAAGCTGTGCCTAAAGTTATACCTGCTATTAAAAAATTTTCACTTGTATTTTGAAATGCTACAGGAATTAAGTTCATTCCAATAACTATTATCATAGGCCCTATTACCTGAGGAGGAAGATATTTTTTAATCTTTTCTACTCCTATCCTCTTGATTAGGAAAGATAATACTACATATACTAAGCCTGCTACCATTATTCCACCTTGTGCATAGGCTAAATCTCCATTATAAGTTTCTTTTACTGTCAATATAACTGGTATAAATGCAAAAGATGAACCTAAAAATACTGGAACTTTTCCTTTAGTACATAGATGAAAAATCAAAGTTCCAAGCCCCGCCGAAAACAAAGCTACTGATGGATCAAATCCTGTTAATATTGGCACTAGTACAGTGGCACCAAACATAGCTATTAAATGTTGAAGAGCTAATATTGTCTTTTTGGAATTATCCAAAAACTTTTCTTTAACCCCATGAGTCTCATTAATTTTAATAACATTTTCTGTCATGAAAAAACCTCCTTTTAATATTTAAAGGAGAACACTCTCCTTTTCAGCCTCTCTGGACTGATTTAAAGGCAGGATTGTAAATAATCTGCATAAAAAAACTTCTTGCAGGCAGCAAGAAGTTTTTTATACTAAAAAATATAAGTATAGTTTGCATAATCCCTATTACAATTTACAATCTTGCCAGCCTCTCTGAACTGATTTAAAGATTTACTTTTAATTTGCTCTAATTATTTTATCACTAATTTAATTAATATGCAATAAATTTTATAATCTTCTATATAATTCCTTTTCTTCAAGAAGATCACTTATCTTTAATCCTTCTTCTATTTGTTTAAGTATTAATTGTTTATCCTTTTGTAAAGTTCCCCTTAAAGGCACATAATTAGAAGCATGGTTGCTTCTAAATATACAATTATCTACATCAAGATTTTCTACCAATAATTTTGTTTCTAAAAGCACTTCTTTTGGAGTTAGAAGCTCAAATTTTCCATTCTGTACATCTTCATATAATTCTGTTCCTTCCTCTAATAACAAAGTCAATAGAGCAATATAGTCAGGATTTATCTCATTTAGTACCTTAGCCGATTTAATAGCATGTTCCTTTGAATATTTTTTCCCTCCTATACCTGAAATCAATGTGATGGAAAGAGGAATACCCACATCAACTACTCTTTTCCCTGCTTCTATCATTTCATAAGAAGTAACTCCTTTTTT
This portion of the Keratinibaculum paraultunense genome encodes:
- a CDS encoding NAD(P)H-dependent oxidoreductase — encoded protein: MSSMNKRLIKLANEKNSIKVAIVGAGKMGKGLVNQMTRIKGMVPALVINRNVKKALYALLSAGIREDDIIVSNSLKDINFALERGKYAVSEYMDLAAKAYGIQAVVDATGVPEVGAKLSLDAIENKKHIIMLNVEADSVVGPILYKQAQEAGVIYTGTAGDEPGAVMELYDFAVGLGFEVLVIGKGKNNPIDLDANPDTVYEEALRKDLKPHMLAAFIDGTNTMIEMTCMANATGFVPDVSGGHGVESNIDNLTNIFKLKEEGGILNKYKIVDYVRGIAPGVFLIFTTNLEEIHKQLEYLNMGPGPNYVLYRPYHLTSLETPNTIYEACVNNRATIAPTEGVIADTVTVAKRDLKAGERLDRIGGYTVYGSIEEHEIAKKENLVPIGLIDENTKVLKDIKKGEFITYDMIELDTSKSIYKLRKLQEEQIG
- a CDS encoding NAD(P)/FAD-dependent oxidoreductase, which encodes MPKVLVVGGGAAGMMAAISAKVNGAEVVVLERNSRVGKKILATGNGRCNYTNINLSIDNYHGKNPKFAYSCLSKFGVAETIDFFERLGIAPTVEEDGRVFPLSFQSSSVLDVLRFELEDLDIQVLTNSFVKDINKKGNKFELLLEDEKRIYGDKVILATGGKAAPHTGSDGSGYDLAKSMGHSIVEIFPGLVQLKLEGDIFKQVDGVKFVGTAGLYEGNQLIKEDRGDILFTNYGISGPPILQLSRTALEYLNKNKDIRLKVSIIDTKTKDELFNYLLYRFGFMPRKTIEKGLIGLINKRLILPILKAINIDKDKKIAYLTNDEVMKLAEILTNWRFKISGSKSFKDAQVTAGGVNTDEIDSSTMESKLVDGLFFAGEIVDIDGDCGGFNLQWAWSSGYVAGTNSTLG
- a CDS encoding uracil-xanthine permease family protein; the protein is MTENVIKINETHGVKEKFLDNSKKTILALQHLIAMFGATVLVPILTGFDPSVALFSAGLGTLIFHLCTKGKVPVFLGSSFAFIPVILTVKETYNGDLAYAQGGIMVAGLVYVVLSFLIKRIGVEKIKKYLPPQVIGPMIIVIGMNLIPVAFQNTSENFLIAGITLGTALLVNFRGKGIFKQLSILIGVTVGYIISLKMGYIDMNLMKEAPTLAIPAFSLPKFDIGAITIIVPVVLAVFMEHLGDITTNGQVVGKNFIEDPGLNRTLLGDGLATMAAALIGGPANTTYGENTGVLAITKNYDPSILRLAAVFAMILGFVSKIGVFLNTIPTPVMGGISLMLFSMISLIGVKTIKTSNVKFNIKNILIMGSILVLGLGSGIIESKFGITVGIPINETVKITGLSFAAIVGIILNIILNSKGKN
- a CDS encoding radical SAM protein; protein product: MRYEGKLYRPPSEAHSLIVQATVGCSHNKCTFCSMYKEDQFKIRTLEDIVADLKLGRKYYKNVKRIFLADGDALIIKTEKLAYILKEIKRIFPECERVGIYGSPKSILLKSKEELSLLKELGLGIIYLGLESGSDRILRNIKKGVTSYEMIEAGKRVVDVGIPLSITLISGIGGKKYSKEHAIKSAKVLNEINPDYIALLTLLLEEGTELYEDVQNGKFELLTPKEVLLETKLLVENLDVDNCIFRSNHASNYVPLRGTLQKDKQLILKQIEEGLKISDLLEEKELYRRL